GGAAAAACATAGGCGTTCGTTCCGGTGCGGCTGATTTATATATTGCTAAACACCCCCGACGGCTGGCCGCGGCCCGCAGTCGAAGGTTTATAAATCCCGCGGCGGTAGACGCCGGTCATGACGACCACCCTGGCCGACGGCGGGGGACTGCTCGCACACGTTCTCGTGCCGGTCGCGACCGAGGAGGACGCGCTGGCGACGGCGCGGGCGCTCGAACCCCACGATCCCGGCCGGGTGACGGTCCTCCACGTCGTCGAGAAGGGCGGTGGCACCCCCGACAAGACGCCCGTCGAACAGTCCGAGGAACTCGCCGAAGCGTCCTACGCCGCGGTCCGGACGGTCTTTCCCGAGGCCGACGACCACACCGCCTACGCCCGCGACGTGGTGGGTGCGATCTTCGAGGCCGCCGCCGCGGTCGACGCCAGCGCCGTCGCCTACCGCTCCCGCGGCGGGAACCGCCTCCTCCAGTTCCTCTCGGGGGACCGATCGCTGCGGCTCGTCACCGAGGCGGAGTGCCCCGTCGTCGCGTTGCCGGGCGACTCCGAGGGGGACTGATACTGGTGGACGAAATCAAATAACACCGACTCACGAGTGAGCCGCCGGTCGCTCCGTCGAACGGCGTGATCCTCGTGCGTCGTGTGTATATTCGTTTGTCTGTCAGTATGAGCGGCTCCGATCGAGAATCGACAGCGAAGACGGGGACTCGATCGGCCGTCGGATTGTTCGTGCGGCCCAAGGCGACGATTCAAGCCCCTCGAACCCCAAACGGAGGTATGTCTGACGCTAGCCACGACGACGAACTCGAAACCGCGACGCTCGGGGGCGGCTGTTTTTGGTGCGTCGAGGCCGTACTGAAGGAACTCGACGGCGTCCGGTCGGTTACTTCCGGCTACGCCGGCGGCCACGTCGAGGACCCGAGCTACGAGGCGGTCTGTCGGGGCGAGACCGGCCACGCCGAGGTAGTCCAGGTCGCGTTCGCCCCCGAGACGATCGCCTTCCGGGATCTGCTCGAAGTGTTCTTTACGATCCACACGCCGACGACGCTGAACCGCGAAGGCCCGGACGTCGGCAGCCAGTACCGGTCGGCGGTGTATTACCACAACGACGAGCAACGCCGGGTCGTCGAATCGGTCATCGGAGAACTCGAACCGCTGTACGACGACGACATCGTGACCGAAGTCGAACCGCTCGAGACGTTCTACCCCGCCGAGGAGTACCACCAGGACTACTTCGATAAGAACCCCTCTGACACCTACTGTACGGTCAACGTCAACCCGAAGCTCTCGAAACTCCGGGAGAAACACGCCGAGTTGCTCGCGTGAACGGGGGCGCGTAGCGACGGGGCGGCCGTGTCCCAGCGGCTGCGACGATGCGGTCGGCCGTGTCCCAGCGGCTGCGACGATGCGATCGGCCGTGTCCCAGCGGCTGCGACGACGGGGGTAGTTCTTTGTACCGCTGGGGGAATTTCCCG
The genomic region above belongs to Natronomonas moolapensis 8.8.11 and contains:
- the msrA gene encoding peptide-methionine (S)-S-oxide reductase MsrA yields the protein MSDASHDDELETATLGGGCFWCVEAVLKELDGVRSVTSGYAGGHVEDPSYEAVCRGETGHAEVVQVAFAPETIAFRDLLEVFFTIHTPTTLNREGPDVGSQYRSAVYYHNDEQRRVVESVIGELEPLYDDDIVTEVEPLETFYPAEEYHQDYFDKNPSDTYCTVNVNPKLSKLREKHAELLA
- a CDS encoding universal stress protein, which produces MTTTLADGGGLLAHVLVPVATEEDALATARALEPHDPGRVTVLHVVEKGGGTPDKTPVEQSEELAEASYAAVRTVFPEADDHTAYARDVVGAIFEAAAAVDASAVAYRSRGGNRLLQFLSGDRSLRLVTEAECPVVALPGDSEGD